The following are from one region of the Spirochaetota bacterium genome:
- a CDS encoding HD domain-containing phosphohydrolase, which produces MKASGSCFSDKTIKASMEKNLIPENIHVEGIKVDLKSVRPGAVYSHNVYDEYGVQIVAANSPLTDEMIRSRLERGLRYLYYSKSFDAGSNPAGLDLTKNAVSSATQARARETSKAILEEIAERLHMGQEIDISRVKISKSKELIEGIIDEVAQNDDAVLVTLKELKNYDEYTFVHSANVAVIASTLAVRLGYSRDRTIEIGVGGLLHDIGKAIVGFRIVNKPTELTVEEIKNLMEHPHYGYKISENNRNITRFQKQAILLHHERPDGMGYPFGFDFHSFIARVPRDVRLISICDAFSALTTERAYKPAYTHKRALRIMQNGVHASFKRHSQFIYDDFRDFIKGIGFMINMGDYIFDAEEMIRLNTGEIARILELRRNNSLNPVVRLLTDKKLQPHKREIVLDLENDFSVYIANILDKTSVDTHMLSLRTV; this is translated from the coding sequence ATGAAGGCATCGGGATCCTGTTTCTCTGATAAAACGATAAAGGCGTCAATGGAAAAGAACCTCATACCCGAAAATATCCACGTTGAAGGCATCAAAGTCGACCTAAAAAGCGTCAGGCCGGGGGCGGTTTACAGCCATAATGTATACGATGAATACGGCGTCCAGATCGTCGCCGCCAACTCCCCGCTCACCGACGAGATGATACGGTCCCGCCTCGAGCGCGGGCTTCGCTACCTCTACTACAGCAAATCCTTCGACGCGGGATCGAATCCTGCCGGTCTCGACCTGACCAAAAACGCCGTCTCCTCCGCGACCCAGGCCCGTGCCCGGGAAACGTCAAAGGCCATACTCGAGGAAATCGCCGAGCGCCTTCACATGGGCCAGGAGATCGACATCTCGCGCGTGAAGATCAGCAAGTCCAAAGAGCTCATCGAGGGAATCATCGACGAGGTCGCCCAGAACGACGACGCGGTGCTCGTTACGCTCAAGGAGCTCAAGAACTACGACGAGTACACGTTCGTACATTCGGCGAACGTCGCGGTGATCGCTTCGACTCTCGCGGTGCGTCTGGGCTACAGCCGCGACCGGACCATAGAGATCGGGGTCGGCGGGCTGCTCCATGATATCGGCAAGGCGATCGTCGGCTTCCGAATCGTCAACAAGCCGACCGAGCTGACCGTTGAAGAGATAAAAAACCTCATGGAGCACCCCCATTACGGCTACAAGATTTCGGAGAACAACCGTAACATCACAAGGTTCCAGAAACAGGCCATTCTCCTCCATCACGAACGCCCCGACGGAATGGGATATCCCTTCGGATTTGATTTTCACAGTTTCATCGCCAGGGTGCCGAGAGACGTGCGCTTGATCAGCATATGCGACGCGTTCAGCGCCCTCACCACCGAGCGCGCCTACAAACCCGCCTACACGCACAAGCGTGCCCTCCGCATCATGCAGAACGGAGTGCACGCCTCTTTCAAGAGACACTCCCAGTTCATTTACGATGATTTTCGCGATTTCATCAAGGGGATCGGCTTCATGATCAACATGGGCGACTACATATTCGACGCCGAGGAAATGATTCGCCTCAACACGGGCGAGATCGCAAGGATACTTGAACTAAGAAGAAACAATTCCCTCAATCCGGTCGTGAGGCTGCTCACGGACAAAAAGCTCCAGCCCCATAAACGGGAGATTGTCTTAGACCTCGAAAACGATTTCTCGGTCTACATTGCCAATATCCTCGACAAAACCTCGGTCGACACGCACATGCTCTCGCTGCGCACGGTGTAG
- the glmS gene encoding glutamine--fructose-6-phosphate transaminase (isomerizing) — MCGIIGYVGKRSAAEIIVRGLKRLEYRGYDSAGIALVNGGMYYRKKKGKIAELEGILDYPSLEAYRTGIGHTRWATHGAPSDRNAHPHLCCAGKIALVHNGIIENFATIKKTLIDKGHTILSETDTEVIVHLIEYYYSDNTLIDSVMKALSKVEGTFGIAVVSNDEPEKIIAARRGSPLILGVGENEMILASDASAIVEHTRRVLYLEDNEMVEITGGEYRTYDLNKNRKNKTVEDIDWDIALIEKQGYDHFMLKEIFEQPDTIQNAFRGRILQNMGTSRLDGLRLSEEDLNGIERIIFIACGTSWHAGLVGEYLIEQYARIPVEVEYASEFRYRRPILRKGDLVIVISQSGETADTLAALREAKARGVRVLGLTNVVGSTIARESDGGVYIHAGPEIGVASTKAFTSQITVLILITILLSRRRDMTAEKGRAIIEDLIKIPEYVQRILDDSDAIREIARIYSESRNFLYLGRGIHFPVALEGALKLKEISYVHAEGYPAAEMKHGPIALIDENMPVVFIAPRDEVYDKIVSNMQEVRARNGRIIAIANEGDEEIRSLAQHVIYVPATKKIVSPLLTVVPLQLLAYHIAVMRGCDVDQPRNLAKSVTVE, encoded by the coding sequence ATGTGTGGAATAATAGGGTATGTAGGTAAACGAAGCGCCGCTGAAATCATCGTGCGCGGCCTGAAGCGGCTCGAGTACCGCGGTTATGATTCCGCGGGAATCGCGCTTGTTAACGGCGGGATGTATTACCGGAAGAAAAAGGGGAAGATAGCGGAACTCGAGGGGATCCTCGATTACCCATCGCTCGAGGCATATCGGACCGGAATAGGGCATACCCGGTGGGCGACGCACGGCGCCCCCTCGGACCGTAACGCGCACCCGCACCTGTGCTGCGCCGGAAAGATCGCGCTTGTGCATAACGGAATAATCGAAAACTTCGCGACGATTAAAAAAACACTCATTGATAAGGGCCACACCATTTTAAGCGAGACCGACACCGAGGTGATCGTCCATCTTATCGAGTATTATTACTCTGACAACACGCTCATCGATTCGGTGATGAAGGCGCTCTCCAAGGTCGAGGGGACTTTCGGAATCGCCGTGGTCTCGAACGACGAGCCGGAAAAAATAATCGCCGCGCGGCGGGGAAGCCCGCTCATACTCGGCGTGGGCGAGAACGAGATGATCCTGGCCTCCGACGCAAGCGCCATCGTGGAGCACACGCGCAGGGTGCTCTATCTCGAAGACAACGAGATGGTCGAGATCACCGGCGGCGAGTATCGTACCTATGACCTAAACAAGAACAGGAAAAATAAAACCGTCGAGGACATAGACTGGGACATCGCCCTGATCGAAAAGCAGGGATACGACCATTTCATGCTCAAGGAGATTTTCGAGCAGCCGGATACAATACAGAACGCCTTTCGGGGCAGGATTCTTCAGAACATGGGCACCTCGCGTCTCGACGGCCTCCGTCTTTCGGAGGAAGACCTCAACGGCATCGAGCGGATCATCTTTATCGCCTGCGGGACCTCCTGGCACGCGGGGCTGGTCGGCGAGTATCTCATCGAACAGTACGCGCGCATACCCGTGGAGGTCGAGTACGCGTCCGAGTTTCGCTACCGGCGTCCCATTCTCCGAAAGGGAGACCTGGTAATAGTGATCAGCCAGTCGGGCGAGACAGCGGACACGCTCGCGGCGCTGCGCGAGGCGAAGGCGCGGGGGGTAAGGGTCCTGGGGCTTACCAACGTGGTGGGCAGCACCATCGCGCGCGAGAGCGACGGCGGAGTGTACATCCATGCCGGTCCCGAGATCGGCGTCGCATCCACCAAGGCCTTCACTTCGCAGATCACGGTGCTCATCCTCATAACGATCCTTCTCTCGCGCCGCAGGGACATGACCGCCGAAAAGGGAAGGGCGATTATCGAGGATTTGATAAAAATCCCCGAGTACGTTCAGAGAATCCTCGACGATAGCGACGCGATCCGGGAGATAGCGCGCATCTACAGCGAGAGCAGGAATTTTCTTTACCTTGGCCGGGGCATACATTTCCCCGTGGCGCTCGAGGGGGCGCTAAAGCTGAAGGAAATATCATATGTCCACGCGGAAGGCTACCCCGCGGCCGAGATGAAGCATGGACCGATCGCCCTCATCGACGAGAACATGCCGGTGGTCTTTATCGCGCCGCGTGACGAGGTGTACGACAAGATCGTGAGCAATATGCAGGAGGTGCGCGCGCGAAACGGCCGGATCATAGCGATAGCGAACGAGGGCGATGAGGAGATACGGTCCCTCGCACAGCACGTCATTTATGTGCCGGCGACCAAGAAGATCGTTTCACCGCTCCTGACGGTCGTGCCGCTGCAGCTCCTGGCGTATCACATCGCCGTCATGCGCGGCTGCGATGTGGACCAGCCGCGCAACCTCGCCAAAAGCGTGACGGTGGAGTAG
- a CDS encoding 4Fe-4S binding protein: protein MAFKITTDCTMCGACVDECPVSAIKEGKDTYVIDGDTCTDCGTCVDACPAEAIVGA, encoded by the coding sequence ATGGCTTTTAAAATCACCACCGACTGCACCATGTGCGGGGCCTGCGTCGACGAGTGCCCGGTCTCCGCGATCAAGGAAGGAAAGGACACCTATGTTATCGACGGGGACACCTGCACCGATTGCGGGACCTGCGTGGATGCATGTCCCGCCGAGGCGATAGTCGGGGCATAA